Proteins encoded together in one Megalops cyprinoides isolate fMegCyp1 chromosome 20, fMegCyp1.pri, whole genome shotgun sequence window:
- the LOC118795372 gene encoding uncharacterized protein LOC118795372, translated as MSNSLQTQDRELSGTGERVLQESGCYRRARVTGERVLQESSAAQESGCYRRAQRHRRAGVTGERVLQESSRYRRAGVTGELALQESSRYRRACVTGERVLQESSRYRRARVTGELSGTGELSGTGERVLQESSAAQESGCYRRAQRHRRAGVTGELALQESGCYRRAGVTGELSGTGERVLQESSAAQESGCYRRAGVTGELSGTGERVLQESSHYRRARVTGERVLQESGCYRRARVTGELALQESSRYRRARVTGELSGTGERVLQESGCYRRAQRHRRAGVTGELALQESSRYRRAAVTGVLAADSVTGRLGWHIKTEWGRA; from the exons ATGAGTAACTCTCTtcagacacaggacagagagctCAGCGGCACAGGAGAGCGGGTGTTACAGGAGAGCGGGTGTTACAGGAGAGCTCGCGTTACAGGAGAGCGGGTGTTACAGGAGAGCTCAGCGGCACAGGAGAGCGGGTGTTACAGGAGAGCTCAGCGGCACAGGAGAGCGGGTGTTACAGGAGAGCGGGTGTTACAGGAGAGCTCGCGTTACAGGAGAGCGGGTGTTACAGGAGAGCTCGCGTTACAGGAGAGCTCGCGTTACAGGAGAGCTTGCGTTACAG GAGAGCGGGTGTTACAGGAGAGCTCGCGTTACAGGAGAGCTCGCGTTACAGGAGAGCTCAGCGGCACAGGAGAGCTCAGCGGCACAGGAGAGCGGGTGTTACAGGAGAGCTCAGCGGCACAGGAGAGCGGGTGTTACAGGAGAGCTCAGCGGCACAGGAGAGCGGGTGTTACAGGAGAGCTCGCGTTACAGGAGAGCGGGTGTTACAGGAGAGCGGGTGTTACAGGAGAGCTCAGCGGCACAGGAGAGCGGGTGTTACAGGAGAGCTCAGCGGCACAGGAGAGCGGGTGTTACAGGAGAGCGGGTGTTACAGGAGAGCTCAGCGGCACAGGAGAGCGGGTGTTACAGGAGAGCTCGCATTACAGGAGAGCTCGCGTTACAGGAGAGCGGGTGTTACAGGAGAGCGGGTGTTACAGGAGAGCTCGCGTTACAGGAGAGCTCGCGTTACAGGAGAGCTCGCGTTACAGGAGAGCTCGCGTTACAGGAGAGCTCAGCGGCACAGGAGAGCGGGTGTTACAGGAGAGCGGGTGTTACAGGAGAGCTCAGAGGCACAGGAGAGCGGGTGTTACAGGAGAGCTCGCGTTACAGGAGAGCTCGCGTTACAGGAGAGCGGCCGTTACAGGAGTGCTGGCAGCGGACAGCGTCACTGGTAGATTAGGATGGCACATTAAAACAGAGTGGGGGAGGGCTTAA